From a region of the Brachionichthys hirsutus isolate HB-005 chromosome 9, CSIRO-AGI_Bhir_v1, whole genome shotgun sequence genome:
- the wdr18 gene encoding WD repeat-containing protein 18 codes for MAAPLEVIVSSDSGSQLWNCTVFELHSGSSLLSYRGGSSAARTLSVLAGQYLLSAQLGKNFINVWEIQRKDQLQQKIVCPGVVTCLTASPNGHFLAAAVAEAVYLWEVSTGKLLCVLSRHYQDVTCLQFTDDGSHFVSGGKDNLAQVWSLSSVIQVDSGHTPEPRHVLARHSLPITDLHCGLMGIQARVATASLDQTVKVWELSSGELLLSVLLDVEVMSVTMDPCEYFLFCGGSDGNIFQVSLCSQSLSRDKCFQSDGDGNQVFRGHRNLVTCLSVSMDGTLLLSGSHDESARLWDIQSKQSIRCLAHKGPVTNAVIMPAPANMFLPDSRPAAPLPRFSRHLHASEADGGESEACVRLGLYTQEEEETYLQKCERLSSLMNAVTDKSVFGDGENTKVRVAELEEEVQTMKKVNEDLYEFCSQLVTKPT; via the exons ATGGCGGCTCCGTTGGAGGTGATCGTGAGCAGCGACTCCGGCTCCCAGCTGTGGAACTGCACCGTGTTCGAGCTGCACAGCGGCTCCAGCCTGCTGTCCTAccgggggggcagcagcgccGCCCGGACCCTGAGCGTCCTGGCCGGCCAGTACCTGCTGTCCGCGCAGCTGGGCAAGAACTTCATCAACGTGTGGGAGATCCAGAGGAag gatcagctgcagcagaagatcGTGTGTCCGGGTGTGGTCACCTGTCTGACCGCCTCGCCGAATGGACACTTCCTGGCCGCCGCCGTCGCTGAGGCCGTTTACCTGTGGGAG gtGTCCACAGGTAAGCTGCTGTGTGTCCTCAGCCGTCACTACCAGGACGTTACCTGTCTCCAGTTCACAGATGACGGCAGCCATTTTGTCTCTGGAGGAAAAGACAACCTGGCTCAGGTGTGGAGTTTGTCCAG TGTGATCCAGGTGGATTCAGGCCACACCCCTGAGCCGCGTCACGTCCTTGCTCGCCATTCTCTGCCAATCACAGACCTGCACTGTGGCCTGATGGGAATTCAAGCCAGAGTGGCCACTGCCTCCTTGGACCAGACTGTCAAG GTGTGGGAGCTGTCCTCGGGTGAGCTGCTCCTGTCCGTCCTCTTGGACGTGGAGGTCATGTCCGTGACGATGGACCCCTGCGAGTACTTCCTGTTCTGTGGAGGCAGCGACGGAAACATCTTTCAGGTGTCGCTGTGCAGCCAG AGTCTCAGTCGGGACAAATGCTTCCAGTCAGACGGCGACGGGAACCAGGTGTTCAGAGGACACAG GAACCTGGTGACGTGTCTTTCTGTGTCCATGGACGGgacgctcctcctctctgggTCACACGACGAGTCGGCCCGACTCTGGGACATCCAGAGCAAACAGAGCATCCGCTGCCTCGCCCACAAAG GTCCGGTGACGAACGCCGTCATCATGCCGGCTCCGGCGAACATGTTCCTGCCGGACAGCCGCCCCGCCGCCCCTCTGCCACGCTTCAGCCGacacctgcacgcctccgaggcCGACGGCGGCGAGTCGGAGGCGTGTGTTCGGCTCGGCCTCTACACACAG gaggaagaggaaacgtaCCTGCAGAAATGTGAAAGGCTGAGCTCTTTGATGAACGCTGTGACTGACAAG TCGGTGTTTGGCGACGGCGAGAACACGAAGGTTCGAGTCGCTGAACTCGAAGAGGAAGTTCAGACGATGAAGAAAGTCAACGAGGACCTTTACGAGTTCTGCAGCCAGCTGGTCACCAAGCCCacatga
- the LOC137899907 gene encoding ELAV-like protein 1, translating to MAVRRGNIRYLKVCETSQNDVRDGQHAKGAPGKDLFDNGFEQMMEDDSRTNLIINYLPQSMSQDELRSLFSTVGDVESAKLIRDKVAGHSLGYGFVNFVNASDAERAISTLNGLRLQSKTIKVSFARPSSDTIKDANLYISGLPRTMGQQDLEDMFSRFGHIINSRVLVDQASGLSRGVAFIRFDKRNEAEDAVKHLNGHAPPGSAEPITVKFATNPNQTRSPQMMSQVYHGQSRRFGGPVHHQAQRFRFSPMSVDHMGGGTTTSGNSSSGWCIFIYNLGQDADEAILWQMFGPFGAVVNVKVIRDFNSNKCKGFGFVTMTNYEEAAMAIHSLNGYRLGDKVLQVSFKTSKGHK from the exons ATGGCAGTGAGGAGAGGAAACATCAGGTATCTGAAG GTGTGTGAGACGTCCCAGAATGACGTCAGAGACGGTCAACACGCCAAAGGAGCTCCTGGAAAG GACCTCTTTGATAACGGCTTTGAGCAGATGATGGAGGACGACAGCCGGACGAACCTGATCATCAACTACCTGCCGCAGAGCATGAGCCAGGACGAGCTGCGCAGCCTGTTCTCCACGGTGGGGGACGTGGAGTCGGCCAAGCTCATCAGGGACAAAGTGGCAG GCCACAGTTTAGGTTACGGCTTTGTTAACTTTGTTAACGCTAGTGATGCAGAGAGGGCTATCAGTACCCTCAATGGCCTGAGGCTACAGTCTAAAACTATCAAG GTTTCGTTTGCCAGGCCGAGTTCGGACACGATCAAAGACGCTAATCTGTACATCAGCGGGTTGCCGAGGACGATGGGccagcaggacctggaggacATGTTCTCACGCTTCGGACACATCATCAACTCCCGGGTGCTGGTGGACCAGGCTTCAG GTCTGTCACGGGGCGTGGCCTTCATCCGTTTTGATAAAAGGAATGAGGCTGAAGATGCCGTCAAACACCTGAATGGACACGCCCCTCCGGGCAGCGCCGAGCCAATCACAGTCAAGTTCGCCACCAACCCAAACCAGACCAGGAGCCCCCAGATGATGTCCCAGGTGTACCACGGCCAGTCCCGGCGCTTCGGCGGCCCGGTGCACCACCAGGCGCAGCGGTTCAG GTTTTCTCCAATGAGCGTCGACCACATGGGCGGCGGCACGACCACCTCGGGGAACTCGTCCAGCGGCTGGTGCATCTTCATCTACAACCTGGGCCAGGACGCCGACGAGGCCATCCTGTGGCAGATGTTCGGCCCGTTCGGCGCCGTCGTCAACGTGAAAGTGATCCGAGATTTCAACTCCAACAAGTGCAAAGGCTTCGGCTTCGTGACCATGACCAACTACGAGGAGGCCGCCATGGCGATCCACAGCCTGAACGGCTACCGGCTGGGAGACAAAGTCCTGCAGGTGTCCTTCAAGACCAGCAAGGGACacaagtga
- the stx6 gene encoding syntaxin-6 isoform X1, with product MSMEDPFFVVKGEVQKAVNAAQSLHHRWRELLLQGGGASKEEMDWTTNELRNSLRSIEWDLEDLDETIGIVESNPKKFNLDAAELSKRKAFITGTRHAVKEMKEQMSSPTAASAERKNKQVKALLGERGAQFPIWQPGSDKYSRLDRQLQNASSQFIEEQQVQQQLIAEQQDEQLELVSGTIGVLKNMSERIGVELDEQAVMLDDFGHEVDNTQSRLDNVMKKLAKVSHMTSDRRQWCAIGVLLATLGVILLLFVIL from the exons ATGTCCATGGAAGACCCCTTCTTCGTCGTTAAGGG TGAAGTGCAGAAGGCAGTGAACGCAGCTCAAAGCCTCCATCACAGATGGAGAGAGCTCCTGCtgcaggggggcggagcctcaaaGGAGGAAATGGACTGGACGACCAATGAGCTGAGGAACAGCCTGCGCTCCATCGAATGGGACCTGGAGGACCTCGATGAGACCATCG GCATCGTTGAGTCCAACCCCAAGAAGTTCAACCTGGACGCAGCTGAGCTGTCCAAGAGGAAGGCCTTCATCACCGGCACCAGGCACGCCGTCAAG GAAATGAAGGAGCAGATGTCGAGTCCAACTGCTGCCTCGGCGGAAAGGAAGAACAAGCAGGTGAag GCTCTGCTCGGTGAGCGCGGCGCTCAGTTCCCGATCTGGCAGCCCGGTTCTGATAAATACAGCCGACTGGACCGCCAGCTGCAGAACGCCAGTTCTCAGTTTATAGAGGagcagcaggtccagcagcag CTGATCGCAGAGCAGCAGGACGAGCAGCTGGAACTGGTCTCGGGGACAATCGGAGTCCTGAAGAACATGTCGGAGAGGATCGGCGTGGAGCTGGACGAGCAGGCGGT GATGCTGGACGACTTCGGGCATGAGGTGGACAACACTCAGTCCAGGCTGGACAACGTCATGAAGAAACTGGCCAAAGTGTCCCACATGACCAGCG acCGGCGTCAGTGGTGTGCTATCGGCGTGCTGCTTGCTACCCTCGgggtcatcctcctcctcttcgtcatccTCTGA
- the stx6 gene encoding syntaxin-6 isoform X2: MSMEDPFFVVKGEVQKAVNAAQSLHHRWRELLLQGGGASKEEMDWTTNELRNSLRSIEWDLEDLDETIGIVESNPKKFNLDAAELSKRKAFITGTRHAVKEMKEQMSSPTAASAERKNKQALLGERGAQFPIWQPGSDKYSRLDRQLQNASSQFIEEQQVQQQLIAEQQDEQLELVSGTIGVLKNMSERIGVELDEQAVMLDDFGHEVDNTQSRLDNVMKKLAKVSHMTSDRRQWCAIGVLLATLGVILLLFVIL, translated from the exons ATGTCCATGGAAGACCCCTTCTTCGTCGTTAAGGG TGAAGTGCAGAAGGCAGTGAACGCAGCTCAAAGCCTCCATCACAGATGGAGAGAGCTCCTGCtgcaggggggcggagcctcaaaGGAGGAAATGGACTGGACGACCAATGAGCTGAGGAACAGCCTGCGCTCCATCGAATGGGACCTGGAGGACCTCGATGAGACCATCG GCATCGTTGAGTCCAACCCCAAGAAGTTCAACCTGGACGCAGCTGAGCTGTCCAAGAGGAAGGCCTTCATCACCGGCACCAGGCACGCCGTCAAG GAAATGAAGGAGCAGATGTCGAGTCCAACTGCTGCCTCGGCGGAAAGGAAGAACAAGCAG GCTCTGCTCGGTGAGCGCGGCGCTCAGTTCCCGATCTGGCAGCCCGGTTCTGATAAATACAGCCGACTGGACCGCCAGCTGCAGAACGCCAGTTCTCAGTTTATAGAGGagcagcaggtccagcagcag CTGATCGCAGAGCAGCAGGACGAGCAGCTGGAACTGGTCTCGGGGACAATCGGAGTCCTGAAGAACATGTCGGAGAGGATCGGCGTGGAGCTGGACGAGCAGGCGGT GATGCTGGACGACTTCGGGCATGAGGTGGACAACACTCAGTCCAGGCTGGACAACGTCATGAAGAAACTGGCCAAAGTGTCCCACATGACCAGCG acCGGCGTCAGTGGTGTGCTATCGGCGTGCTGCTTGCTACCCTCGgggtcatcctcctcctcttcgtcatccTCTGA